The Vicia villosa cultivar HV-30 ecotype Madison, WI linkage group LG1, Vvil1.0, whole genome shotgun sequence genome includes a region encoding these proteins:
- the LOC131643802 gene encoding transcriptional activator DEMETER, producing the protein MNEQQQNNRTSIMNFGEQLWDQDGNQFQINNTWVPITPEKPIQIRTNTISDWSANQMRTNYQEYPLNGNDYMNKMLLHYHEPYQNPRLIGQTGQIGEYNNFSGNSVNRNSVVNHIAESYTRAQHYENKGLNNHRLELLLKKNATDIATANRNLDTSINMAASNPLLPKFYPKSSSDVSYSCEASDNVYREANRFLIPNRNSEFRGCNTDNLLNNDIHCSVSNQMKGIFSDASYGDTYPEHYFNYVQNAEVDATTSFTNSLQSTPKTMDQLEFVENQFVRLHELSCDLDNNAIAESTSHGKDFVPCTENEIQEYCDGLLQQIVDSSSAVISTLHGDQKSSVSNICDKVSTEIFDLNKTPEQKVPRRRKHRPKVIREAKPKRNTNPASQKIETKDKPRRKRKIVAKTAATPEAGVIKDVCDSTAATTKSCRRALNFDLENSTHESQSSMVFQQEIYHINEKAFNTTSDYKVKEMHSGASIKYDPNSPFMISQQDDLAVGHRQPSNTDDIPLLLKGKESNPFFSERESTITLSETTEKHIAKFPVIEKGPAQGKSSLWQERNSGCMQQYISANEIGNTLFQSETCFENTQETGELIFENMFQLLNNHSNPIEAKGSKRKYSYSTKNQLHSSRNPPGASLCQEILQVDGNFKSTTLAKGFLKKNKRKRTQNKLHSKVRGGSSSQIKPKDDSRKVRKAEKIGFQSHNEETTNCCIESSRFVEKQTRGVRTGDSFAISGERRQIYPTLMDSIICQLNSLHVNGSNTSEMEEQKALVPYKGDGSIVPYQEFEFEKKRKPRPKVDLDPETERTWKLLMGIEGSEDLEGADKKKEKWWEEERNVFRGRADSFIARMHLVQGDRRFSKWKGSVVDSVIGVFLTQNVSDHLSSSAFMSLAARFPLKSKSSDVVTHTLVEEPQHCIENQAGIIGSYERGKLNPPTYYIDFEMPRHTEDLLRDSKSSRINESLIKPNNHSSEEEFLSSQDSLDSSVTQDTRIRSNSESELRNSGCEHSKAQFLTSTNSQEVGITTIFQEFYHSVNGVSLIEERTNGKLQQHDVKQSSRVGRNDIPSFHSASGPPCSFGNPKKQQPPGAPSTNYESYYSYIQGLDTFQINGEEFSWPDTLSIHNEFQDNSYMRFGINGTGESVDKPTEMQHGNGTLGSPELPTMNSYRPLSKYSAFIGDTSQSRSHTNYNQPSPNHHLVSQKTFQSEGKTCAESSNNSHICGEDHAGNDHSNILTCAEEVFDSEKIISTETRQVCSDNIQAEKKAKKRVSPGQKDKEGKLKVRKERKTKPEANKKHEDDWDKLRKVVEENGTKIERNTDTMDSLDYEAIRCASVKEISDAIKERGMNNMLAERIKEFLNRLVREHGSIDLEWLRHAPPDKVKDYLLSMRGLGLKSVECVRLLTLHHLAFPVDTNVGRIAVRLGWVPLQPLPEKLQIHLLELYPVLESIQKYLWPRLCKLDQRTLYELHYQMITFGKVFCTKKKPNCNACPMRAECRHFASAFASARLALPGPEEKQIVSMPVPIADERNPPNLNPVILPLPGNNTSIEVCPQSRPCEPIIEEPATPEQSMEALESDIEDFFWEDPDEIPTINVNLEVFAKSLQNHMQEHEGDQSKALVAWNPQSASIPTPKLKNVSRLRTEHQVYELPDSHPLLEKMDKREPDDPSPYLLAIWSPGETANSIEPPQSKCGSQDSTSLCNDNTCFSCNSIREANSQIVRGTILIPCRTATRGSFPLNGTYFQVNELFADHASSIKPIDIPRAWIWNLPRRTVYFGTSVSSIFKGLSTQEIQHCFWRGFVCVRGFDQQKRAPRPLFARFHFIESKFAKTKK; encoded by the exons ATGAatgaacaacaacaaaacaacag GACTTCAATAATGAACTTCGGCGAACAGCTTTGGGATCAAGATGGGAACCAATTTCAAATAAACAATACATGGGTACCCATCACCCCTGAGAAACCCATTCAAATAAGAACTAATACGATATCAGACTGGTCAGCGAACCAAATGAGAACAAATTATCAAGAATATCCTCTAAATGGAAATGACTACATGAATAAGATGCTGCTGCATTACCATGAACCATATCAGAATCCCCGTCTGATAGGGCAAACAGGCCAAATTGGAGAGTACAATAACTTTAGTGGCAATTCAGTCAATAGAAACAGTGTTGTCAATCACATTGCAGAATCTTACACTCGGGCACAGCATTACGAGAACAAAGGATTGAACAATCATAGGTTGGAACTACTGCTCAAGAAGAACGCAACTGATATAGCTACTGCTAACAGGAATTTGGATACAAGCATCAACATGGCAGCGAGCAATCCATTGCTACCAAAATTTTATCCTAAGTCTAGTAGTGATGTGAGTTATTCCTGTGAAGCTTCAGACAATGTGTACAGAGAAGCAAATAGATTTCTCATTCCAAATAGGAATTCTGAATTTAGAGGCTGCAATACAGACAATTTGCTCAACAATGATATTCACTGCTCAGTCTCAAACCAAATGAAGGGCATCTTCTCTGATGCATCCTATG GTGATACTTACCCTGAGCATTATTTCAACTATGTGCAAAATGCAGAAGTTGATGCTACCACTAGTTTCACCAACTCCCTCCAATCAACACCAAAAACAATGGATCAGCTCGAGTTTGTTGAAAACCAGTTTGTGCGCTTACACGAGTTGTCGTGCGATCTTGACAACAATGCAATAGCTGAAAGCACAAGTCACGGGAAAGATTTTGTTCCGTGCACAGAGAATGAAATCCAAGAATATTGTGATGGGCTTCTACAGCAAATTGTAGATTCTTCATCAGCAGTAATCTCAACATTGCATGGGGATCAAAAGAGTTCGGTCAGCAACATCTGTGACAAGGTAAGTACCGAGATTTTTGACCTGAACAAGACACCTGAGCAGAAAGTACCTAGGCGCAGAAAGCATAGGCCAAAGGTAATTAGAGAGGCCAAGCCCAAAAGAAATACAAACCCAGCAAGTCAAAAGATAGAGACTAAGGATAAACCACGCAGAAAAAGGAAGATTGTTGCAAAAACTGCAGCAACACCGGAGGCAGGTGTTATAAAAGACGTGTGTGATTCAACGGCAGCAACTACAAAATCCTGCAGGAGAGCTCTAAAttttgacttagaaaacagtACACATGAAAGCCAGAGCAGCATGGTTTTTCAGCAAGAGATCTACCATATAAATGAGAAAGCTTTTAATACCACTTCTGACTACAAGGTCAAAGAGATGCATAGTGGAGCAAGTATAAAGTATGATCCAAACTCACCTTTCATGATCAGTCAGCAGGATGACCTTGCCGTAGGACACCGACAACCCAGTAACACAGATGATATTCCACTTCTATTGAAAGGAAAGGAATCAAATCCTTTCTTCTCGGAGAGGGAATCAACCATAACCTTGTCAGAAACTACAGAAAAGCATATAGCAAAATTTCCGGTCATTGAGAAAGGTCCAGCACAAGGAAAATCTAGTCTATGGCAGGAAAGAAATAGCGGATGCATGCAACAATACATTAGTGCAAATGAAATTGGCAACACTCTCTTTCAATCAGAAACATGTTTTGAAAACACTCAGGAGACAGGggaactgatttttgaaaatatgttTCAGTTGCTTAACAATCACTCCAACCCCATTGAAGCAAAGGGTTCCAAGAGAAAATATTCTTACAGCACTAAGAACCAACTTCACTCATCCAGAAATCCACCTGGTGCTTCCTTGTGCCAAGAGATTTTACAAGTGGATGGAAACTTCAAAAGTACAACTCTTGCCAAAGGtttcttaaagaaaaataaaaggaaaagaacTCAAAATAAACTCCACTCAAAAGTCCGCGGAGGATCTTCCAGCCAAATAAAGCCTAAAGATGATTCACGGAAAGTAAGAAAAGCAGAAAAAATTGGGTTTCAATCACATAACGAGGAAACGACAAACTGCTGTATTGAAAGCAGTAGATTTGTAGAGAAGCAAACCAGGGGAGTTCGCACTGGTGATTCCTTTGCTATCTCAG GAGAGCGACGCCAGATATATCCCACCCTGATGGACAGCATAATTTGCCAACTGAATAGTCTCCACGTCAATGGGAGCAACACGTCAGAGATGGAAGAACAAAAGGCACTTGTCCCATATAAGGGAGATGGTTCTATTGTACCCTACcaggaatttgaatttgaaaagaaacgTAAACCAAGGCCTAAAGTGGACCTTGATCCAGAAACAGAGAGAACCTGGAAACTGTTGATGGGGATCGAAGGAAGTGAAGACCTCGAAGGAGCTGACAAGAAAAAGGAGAAGTGGTGGGAAGAGGAAAGAAATGTATTTCGTGGACGAGCTGATTCCTTCATTGCACGGATGCATCTTGTTCAAG GAGATAGACGTTTTTCAAAGTGGAAAGGATCTGTTGTTGATTCTGTGATTGGTGTTTTTCTCACTCAGAATGTCTCAGACCATCTTTCAAG CTCTGCCTTTATGTCTCTAGCAGCAAGGTTTCCTCTCAAGTCAAAAAGTAGTGATGTTGTCACACACACATTGGTTGAAGAGCCACAACATTGCATAGAAAATCAAGCTGGCATAATAGGATCATATGAAAGAGGAAAATTAAATCCACCAACCTACTATATTGACTTTGAGATGCCACGTCATACAGAAGATCTTTTGAGAGACAGTAAGTCTTCAAGGATAAATGAGAGCCTAATAAAGCCAAATAATCATAGCTCAGAGGAAGAATTCTTATCATCACAAGATTCTCTTGATTCCTCAGTTACTCAAGATACCAGAATTAGATCCAATTCAGAATCAGAATTACGTAACAGTGGGTGTGAACACAGCAAGGCTCAGTTCTTAACTTCAACAAATTCTCAAGAGGTAGGAATAACCACTATCTTTCAGGAATTTTACCATAGTGTAAACGGGGTATCACTAATTGAAGAGAGAACCAATGGAAAGCTACAGCAACATGATGTGAAACAAAGTTCAAGAGTAGGCAGAAATGATATTCCCAGTTTCCACTCGGCATCTGGCCCTCCCTGCAGCTTTGGAAATCCAAAAAAGCAACAGCCGCCAGGAGCCCCTTCAACAAACTATGAGTCATATTACTCGTACATACAAGGTCTGGATACTTTTCAAATTAATGGTGAGGAGTTTTCTTGGCCTGACACTCTTTCTATACACAATGAATTTCAAGACAACAGTTATATGAGATTTGGCATCAACGGAACTGGAGAGAGTGTGGATAAACCCACTGAAATGCAGCATGGAAATGGAACATTGGGGTCTCCAGAGTTACCAACTATGAACTCTTACAGACCATTAAGCAAGTACTCAGCCTTTATAGGAGATACTTCGCAATCTAGATCTCATACAAACTATAATCAACCTTCACCTAACCATCACCTTGTGAGTCAGAAAACCTTCCAATCAGAGGGCAAGACATGTGCAGAATCATCAAATAATTCTCACATATGTGGCGAAGATCATGCAGGGAACGATCACAGCAATATATTAACATGTGCAGAAGAAGTTTTTGACAGTGAAAAAATTATATCCACGGAAACCAGACAGGTATGCTCTGATAATATTCAGGCTGAAAAGAAGGCAAAGAAGCGAGTTTCTCCAGGCCAAAAAGACAAAGAGGGAAAACTCAAGGttcgaaaagaaagaaaaacgaaGCCTGAGGCCAACAAAAAGCATGAAGATGACTGGGACAAACTAAGGAAGGTGGTAGAAGAAAATGGGACAAAGATAGAAAGAAACACGGATACTATGGATTCACTGGACTATGAAGCAATAAGATGTGCCTCTGTTAAAGAGATATCTGATGCAATCAAAGAGCGAGGAATGAACAACATGCTAGCTGAACGAATCAAG GAATTCCTGAATAGACTGGTTAGAGAACATGGAAGCATTGACCTTGAATGGTTAAGACATGCTCCCCCTGATAAAGTAAA GGACTATCTGCTAAGCATGAGAGGGTTGGGGTTAAAAAGTGTGGAATGTGTACGGCTTCTGACACTTCATCATCTTGCTTTCCCA GTTGACACCAATGTTGGAAGGATAGCCGTTAGACTTGGATGGGTTCCTCTCCAACCACTTCCTGAAAAACTACAAATACACCTCCTTGAATT GTATCCAGTGCTAGAGTCTATTCAAAAGTATCTTTGGCCAAGATTGTGCAAACTTGATCAAAGAACCTT GTATGAGCTACACTACCagatgattacatttgggaag GTTTTCTGCacaaagaaaaaaccaaattgCAATGCATGCCCAATGCGAGCAGAGTGCAGACATTTTGCCAGTGCTTTTGCAAG TGCACGGCTTGCCTTGCCAGGACCAGAAGAGAAGCAAATTGTGAGCATGCCTGTTCCCATTGCAGATGAGAGAAACCCTCCAAATTTAAACCCAGTGATCCTACCTCTCCCTGGGAACAACACGAGCATTGAAGTGTGTCCTCAAAGTAGGCCGTGTGAGCCAATCATTGAAGAACCAGCAACACCAGAACAGAGTATGGAAGCATTAGAAAGTGACATTGAGGACTTCTTTTGGGAGGATCCTGATGAAATTCCTACTATCAATGTCAATCTCGAAGTGTTTGCGAAGAGTTTACAGAACCACATGCAAGAACATGAAGGTGACCAGTCTAAGGCCCTTGTTGCCTGGAACCCACAGTCTGCTTCCATCCCAACACCAAAATTGAAGAATGTGAGCCGGCTAAGAACAGAACACCAAGT ATATGAACTTCCAGATTCACATCCTCTGTTGGAAAAG ATGGATAAGCGGGAACCTGATGACCCAAGCCCGTATCTTCTTGCAATATGGTCACCAG GTGAGACTGCAAATTCCATTGAACCACCACAAAGTAAGTGTGGATCGCAAGACTCAACCAGCCTGTGCAATGACAACACATGTTTTTCATGCAATAGCATTAGAGAAGCTAATTCACAAATTGTGAGAGGAACAATTCTG ATACCGTGTAGAACGGCAACAAGGGGAAGCTTTCCACTCAACGGAACTTACTTTCAAGTTAATGAA TTATTTGCGGACCACGCGTCCAGCATTAAGCCCATAGATATCCCTAGGGCATGGATATGGAATTTGCCAAGGAGGACGGTATACTTTGGAACCTCTGTATCGTCAATTTTCAAAG GTCTCTCAACCCAAGAAATTCAGCATTGCTTTTGGAGAG GATTTGTTTGCGTTAGGGGATTCGATCAACAAAAACGCGCACCTCGCCCACTTTTTGCCAGATTCCATTTTATAGAAAGTAAATTTGCAAAGACAAAAAAGTGA